The following DNA comes from Nitrospira sp..
CGAGCCCTCAAGGCCGCCATCCGGCACTACATCACGGTCACCAATACACACCCCAAACCCTTCACATGGACGAAGACCGCCGACGAAATCCTGGCCAGCGTGGCCCGATTTTGTCAGCGAACTTCGGAGACAGGACACTAGCTGAGAAAGTTTATGGATTTAAGATTTGTACTCGCAGTCCCGGCAAAATGTTGGACCTAGAAATGTGCCATTTACGATCTTCAATCCAGCCAGTCGGTACGCGCCGGACAACCCGCTGAACCCAGCCCAGCCCTATGCGCTAGATAATCCCCTCAACCCCGCGAACCGCTATGATCCAGGCAATTCAGTGAATCCAGCGAATCGCTACAGTCCCAACAATTCCCTCAATCCGAGAAACGAAAAAGGTACCGGGAGTCTTTCTTTGCACAGTCACCTCCAACCCGACGCGCGCGCATGCAAGAAGCACGATGTGTCCGGCTTGATCAGCGGCTACGGAAATTCTGTCTTGGGACGCCGGACGCGAAGCTTGCGATCGATCATCACGACGAAGGCGCGCATCCAGGGCTCGGCAGGTTCAGACTGAACCACGGTGTGGATTTGACGGGTGTGGCGCCTGGTGCACGCAGGTGCCTACGAGGTCTGATGAGTGTCGAGCATTGACAGGCGAAACGCTACGCTATACAGTTCTCTGGTATGATTAGGTCATTTCGGCACAAGGGGCTACAAGCCTTTTTTGAAACAGGCAGCAAGGCGGGTATCCAGCCGCACCATGCGGCCCGGCTCGGGCGACAACTGGCCAGACTTGACCTGGCCCAAACGGCGGCGGATATGAATGTGCCGGGGTGGGGGCTGCATGGATTGGCCGGCACTCTTGCAGGCCGGTATGCGGTGTCCGTGAGCGAAAATTGGCGACTGACCTTTGGTTTCGATGGCGGGGATGTCCTCCTCATCGATTACCAAGATTATCACTAGGAGGACTCCACATGAGCCGAATGCATAATCCCCCGCACCCAGGCGAAACATTGAGAGAGGATATTTTGCCTGCCCTGGGCTTGACCGTGACGCAAGCCGCGGCGCAACTGGGGGTGACCCGTGCCGCCTTGTCGCGCGTCTTGAATGGACGAGCGGCGATCTCTCCGGAAATGGCCTTGCGATTAGAAGGATGGCTCGGCGTGAAAAATGGAGGCCGCGCTGATGTGTGGGTGGCACAGCAGGCTGCGTATGATTTGTGGCAGGCCCGCAAGACCGGCGTGCCAAGAGTACGACGGGCCATTGTGCTCGAAGCGTGATGCCGCTCTGCGGAAGAATCTGAAAGTCAGAACTGGGGTCGGTTCTTGCCCCTGCCGTGGTCTGTACACATTTCCTCTTGCTGCTCCTCTGCCACCTCGCGCCTGAGATTGCGAACCTGTCACGGCCATCGGGTAACGAAATGCCGCGGAGACGAACACACGGGGGCGCGATGACGGCGGTGAAAGATTGCTCACGAGTCGGGAAATACCGGGAGGGGGGCAGTCTCTGTGCGGTCAGGATCGTCCGGTGCAATAAGCAGACAACTTGAGGCCGGCGAGAATCGTGCGTACCGTCACCCGCGTTCCTTTGACCACAGGCTCTCCTCCGCAGATAGTCGCATCACGGACGATGTACTCTTTGCAGATCATCACGTATCTCCGTGTCCTTGTGGACGAGCCTAGAGCGTTGCCAGTGTCCAATCAAGATATCGATCAACCTCTACTAAGCTGAATCTAGCCTGTTCCCCCACTCCGATCGAACGCTGGATAGACCAGATCGATGGATTCGCGCTATTCCTCTCTTAACCCCTCCACTACTGGTTGCTGTGCGGCCCAGCGGGCGGGGAAGTAGCCGGCGATCAGCGTGGCTGCCGCGGCGAGGCCGACGGCTTGAGCGAGGGCGCCGAACGGCAGAATCATCTGAATCGTCCAGCTGAACGATTGCTTGTTGATCACTTTGATGAGCAGTAGGGACAGTAGCCCGCCGCCGACCAGTCCCAGCGCGATGCCTACGACACCCAGATAGGCTGCTTCCCACAAAACGAGTTGCCGGATCTGCCCTTCGCTGCCGCCGATGGCGCGCAGCGTGGCAAACTCCCGGCGCCGTTCCAGCACCGAGGTCACCAGTGTATTCACGATGCCGAGCATGGCAATGATCACGGCGATCGCTTCGAGCACATAGGTGAGCAAGAAGGTCCGGTCAAAGATGTCGAGGATTTCCTTGCGCAACTCAGCATTGCTGATGATGAGCGGTGGTAGGGTCCGGTCCGGTGCTTGCTGCAATGCGCCGGCGATCGCCTGCCTGACCTGCTCCCTATCCGCCCCCTCGTTCAGATAGATCGGGAAGACGGTCACGAGTTCGTCCTGCCAGAGCGATTGATAAAGCCCGCGATCCATGACCAACTTTCCGCCGTCGGTGGCGTAGTCGTAGAACACGGCCACGACCGGAAACGACCGCGCTCCTTGCGGGGTCATGATCCCCAGCGAGTGGCCTTCGCGAACGCCGAGCCGGTTGGCCAGCACTTCAGACAGGATGATCCCGCCGCTCTCGACCGCCTGATTCAACCGGTCGGTGGAACTCCCCTGACGGACGAGATACTGGCTGCGCCTGGCATGCAACCGCAGATCGCGCGAGACGATCGCCACGCGCTGCCCCTTCACCTCCACCCGCACATCCCGATAGGTATCCACCTCGGCCACGCCGGGGATTGCGGCCAGTACGCCGCGCCAGCCTGGGGGCAGACTCTTCGTGCCGTTCCCGCTATTCGCCTCCCGCAGCCAGGTCGAGGGAGCCACGACGATATCGGCGATCACGGTCTCGTTGATCCAGACTTCGACGGTGTGCCGAAAACTGCGCACCATGATGAGCACGCCGATCATGATCGCCAGGCCCACCATCAGGGCAGAGACCGTCACGCCGTTCCGGCCCGGGTTCCTCGCTGCATGCTCCACAGCAATCTCTCGCATCGCGCCCTGCGCGCCGGCAAGACGTTCGCTCTGGAGAATTCGTTTTCTCCAGCCTGTCACACAGAGCGGAGCAAGGCACGACAGTCCAGCCAATAAACAGAATGTCGCGAGATAGCCCAGAATCGGCGCTCCGCCCAGCGGCCCGGCAAAAGCAAGCAGCCCGGCTAGAACGAGCAACCCGATCCCGCCAACCGCCAATCCCCCTACCCGCACCTGTCGGCTGCTCTCGTAGTCGCCAGGTGCCAATGCCCGCACGGTGGCGGTGCGGCTGGCATCGAGGCTCGGCCCGATCGCTCCGATCATGGAGACAAGACAGCCGATCAGAATCCCTTCAGCAGAGGCCTGCCAGAGTTCAGCTACGTCGAACCAGGATGCGGTCCCCTGACTCACCGGGGTATAGAGATCCGAGATCGTCCGGCTGACCAGTATGACCAGTTTCTGCGCC
Coding sequences within:
- a CDS encoding IS630 family transposase encodes the protein RALKAAIRHYITVTNTHPKPFTWTKTADEILASVARFCQRTSETGH
- a CDS encoding ABC transporter permease, which encodes MAWLNVVALLLWSHMTQRPFRTVLTIVGVALGVAASVAVRTANVEVLHSFEQAVLTVAGPTTLEVSGGDFGLDEQLIAKVRDVPGLTSASPVIVQTAVRLDAGRPAGAAQVIGLDLLAEFDTRGFRVMPEQGDNPLADLLKADSLYIGRKLAAEWHLEKGSTVQLQVGPRQVQARIAGVIQDRADRVSSWDRLAVMDIAAAQVLFDMVGKLDRIDLVTNPEVEIDAAAQAVRAVVPPHVTVERPASRTQQVEQMVRAFRLNLTVLSWVGLLVGMFLIYNTMAFAVAQRRREIGIYRAIGMTQTRVAGLFLAEAALFGLLGGIAGSVGGILLAQKLVILVSRTISDLYTPVSQGTASWFDVAELWQASAEGILIGCLVSMIGAIGPSLDASRTATVRALAPGDYESSRQVRVGGLAVGGIGLLVLAGLLAFAGPLGGAPILGYLATFCLLAGLSCLAPLCVTGWRKRILQSERLAGAQGAMREIAVEHAARNPGRNGVTVSALMVGLAIMIGVLIMVRSFRHTVEVWINETVIADIVVAPSTWLREANSGNGTKSLPPGWRGVLAAIPGVAEVDTYRDVRVEVKGQRVAIVSRDLRLHARRSQYLVRQGSSTDRLNQAVESGGIILSEVLANRLGVREGHSLGIMTPQGARSFPVVAVFYDYATDGGKLVMDRGLYQSLWQDELVTVFPIYLNEGADREQVRQAIAGALQQAPDRTLPPLIISNAELRKEILDIFDRTFLLTYVLEAIAVIIAMLGIVNTLVTSVLERRREFATLRAIGGSEGQIRQLVLWEAAYLGVVGIALGLVGGGLLSLLLIKVINKQSFSWTIQMILPFGALAQAVGLAAAATLIAGYFPARWAAQQPVVEGLREE
- a CDS encoding DUF433 domain-containing protein is translated as MICKEYIVRDATICGGEPVVKGTRVTVRTILAGLKLSAYCTGRS
- a CDS encoding type II toxin-antitoxin system RelE/ParE family toxin, with the protein product MIRSFRHKGLQAFFETGSKAGIQPHHAARLGRQLARLDLAQTAADMNVPGWGLHGLAGTLAGRYAVSVSENWRLTFGFDGGDVLLIDYQDYH
- a CDS encoding HigA family addiction module antitoxin, translated to MSRMHNPPHPGETLREDILPALGLTVTQAAAQLGVTRAALSRVLNGRAAISPEMALRLEGWLGVKNGGRADVWVAQQAAYDLWQARKTGVPRVRRAIVLEA